The segment AGATCGCCGCGATGTTCGACAACGACGAGAGCCCCCAGTGGGTCAAGTGGCGGAACGAGGCCGCCGTGGCCGTGCAGGCCATCGTGGACGAGATGTACGAGACCTCGCCACGTCACCGTCCCGCCGGCAACGGCGACGCGTGAGCGGGGCCTCATGAGTCGCCGCTACGTCACCGATCCGGCCGACAACCTCGACCCGCAGTTCGTGCGGCGCGTTCTCTCCGACCTCTGCGACCTGTGGGAGAAGTCGGCGGACGATGAGCGGCGCTTTCGAGCCGAGGTAGATCTCGCTCAAGCGACATCGATCCACACTCACGCGCACCACGCAGTGAGGTTGGGGCGCGCGATCCTGGCCCTCGACGAAGGGAGGTTCGGCGCCGAGATGGTCCCGCTCGTAAGGTTCCTCCTGGAGTGCGGGGTCACGGCGGCGTGGCTCCTTCTCACGCCCGGGTCGGGGCAAACGTTGATCCGTGACGGCGCCGACTCGCGCCGAAAGGCGTTGGTCGAGCTTGCCGAGCTGGGCGAGGAGGTGAATCCCGGCTACGACCAGGCGCTCGAAGCGCTAGCCCATCTCGAAGACGCATCGAAGGCGTATCAGGTCAAGCATCGGTGCGAATCGCTGATCGAAGGGAAGCGGCTGTATGTGCTCTACAGGGTGCTGTCGGCAGAGTCTCACGCCGGGATGGGCGTGGCGGACCTCTACACCGTCAGCATGGACGACAGCCCTATTGGAATCGCGTTCGACGACGCGCCCCGATTTAGCACGCGCGCGTCCACGCTCGGCATCGCCGCGTGCATGCTGTTGCTCGCGATCAACGCCGACGAACTCGCGCGGATCAAGCCGCGCCGCACCACCCAGATCGCCAAACTCGCAAAACGCCTTGGTGTCGGGACTCGCATTGTCCGCGCGGACGGAAGCGAACTTCCCCCGCGCACGTAAACACTATTCAAGTTACCGCTTGCAGCCCTGCGGTCATCAAAGTGATGAGCACCCAGCCGGGCACGTCGCCTCGGTCATCGGCGACCACCTCGCCGAACGCGCTCCGCGCGCGGATCCAGTTTCGGCTCACGAGCTCGCGCATGCCGTTCTCCTTTCGTCGGGGCCGCCCGGCCCAGTCGTGGCGGGTGCTGAGGCGGTTACGGTCATCCGATCCCCAACCGCAGCAGGAAGATGCCGGGGAACACGGCGAAGAGCACGCTCAGCGGCAGGATCAGGAAGACCAGGGGCACGAGCATGTGCTATAGATTCTCCTCATGACCTCGACGCAACCCCCGAGGGCGGTGATCTACTGCCGCATAAGCGACGACCCCACCGGCCGCGCAGCTGGCGTTGACCGTCAGCGCGATGAATGTGCTGCGCTTGCCGATACCAAGGGCGTCGAGGTCATTGACACGCTGGTCGACAACGACCTCAGCGCCACCACCGGGAAGCGTCGCCCCGGGTTCGAGCGGGTCCTCGAGATGATCCGCGCCGGGCGCATCGACACCATCGTCGTGTGGCACACCGACCGCCTCTACCGGCTCCCCCGTGACCTTGAGCCGATCATCGCTCTCGCCGAAGGGCGCCGCCTCCGATTCCTCACTGTGACGGCGTCAGAGATCGACCTGAATACACCGAGCGGTCGGATGGTAGCGAGGATGCTCGCGGCCGCCTCCGCCCAGGAGGTCGAGCACAAGGCAGACCGGCAGCGTTCCGCCGCAGATCAGCGAGCGGCGAAAGGTCTGCCCACAGCCCGGCCGGGCTATGGGTACCGGCGTGTTGACGGTCACGACGTGATCAATAAGGACGAAGCCGCGGTCATTACCGAGGCGGCACGACGGGTGTTGAACGGTGAATCCCTCCGCTCGATCGTCGCCGACTACAAGCTGCGTGCGATCCCCTCGCCCGCCGGCGCGCCGTGGCAGCCGGTCACCCTCCGACAGCTCATCCAACGCCCGAGCCTCACAGGCCTGCGCACACACCGCGGGAAGGTCGTCGGAGA is part of the Microbacterium sp. ET2 genome and harbors:
- a CDS encoding DUF5677 domain-containing protein, producing the protein MRRVLSDLCDLWEKSADDERRFRAEVDLAQATSIHTHAHHAVRLGRAILALDEGRFGAEMVPLVRFLLECGVTAAWLLLTPGSGQTLIRDGADSRRKALVELAELGEEVNPGYDQALEALAHLEDASKAYQVKHRCESLIEGKRLYVLYRVLSAESHAGMGVADLYTVSMDDSPIGIAFDDAPRFSTRASTLGIAACMLLLAINADELARIKPRRTTQIAKLAKRLGVGTRIVRADGSELPPRT
- a CDS encoding recombinase family protein encodes the protein MTSTQPPRAVIYCRISDDPTGRAAGVDRQRDECAALADTKGVEVIDTLVDNDLSATTGKRRPGFERVLEMIRAGRIDTIVVWHTDRLYRLPRDLEPIIALAEGRRLRFLTVTASEIDLNTPSGRMVARMLAAASAQEVEHKADRQRSAADQRAAKGLPTARPGYGYRRVDGHDVINKDEAAVITEAARRVLNGESLRSIVADYKLRAIPSPAGAPWQPVTLRQLIQRPSLTGLRTHRGKVVGDFDPSLHPAILDRDTHDRLVAFLTDPTRKTANVGHPPKHLLSGIAMCGLCGDTLGGKMKRLPPWTPKLGQKSKPVKAAYACDTCHKVRRLQEPVDEFVTEVLLRRLERDDAAELFTTGDADAAREARDAIAAVNARLASAADLFADGAIDAAQLERITARGRADRKQLERELAAALPPALPTEAVGERAREVWATLDPERRRAIVSALMRVTIMPAGSGTSFNPELVRIEWVSDTG